The following are from one region of the Nitrospirae bacterium CG2_30_53_67 genome:
- a CDS encoding ABC transporter ATP-binding protein, with amino-acid sequence MSRKSDYGIQKILPCSYEEALPRVKEALSKQGFGVLTEIDVRAVLKKKLDIDFNKYVILGACNPAMAHQTLQEEIEIGLLLPCNVIVYENDMKQTVVSAIDPVKMLEIVENRNLTPNAEKVKLMLEKVISSL; translated from the coding sequence ATGAGCCGGAAATCAGACTATGGCATTCAAAAAATACTCCCGTGCAGTTATGAGGAGGCCTTACCCAGGGTTAAAGAGGCCCTTTCCAAGCAGGGTTTTGGAGTCTTGACTGAAATTGATGTCCGGGCCGTTTTAAAGAAGAAGCTGGATATTGATTTTAACAAATATGTCATCCTGGGCGCCTGCAATCCCGCCATGGCCCATCAAACCCTCCAGGAAGAAATAGAGATCGGCCTTCTACTCCCGTGCAATGTCATTGTTTATGAAAATGACATGAAACAGACCGTGGTTTCTGCAATCGATCCGGTAAAGATGCTTGAAATCGTAGAGAACCGGAATCTGACCCCGAATGCCGAAAAAGTCAAGCTCATGCTTGAGAAAGTCATATCATCACTATAG
- a CDS encoding translation elongation factor G has protein sequence MTSTDSKKLRNIGISAHIDSGKTTLTERILYYTNRIHAIHDVKGKDGVGATMDFMELERERGITITSAATHCTWKDSFINIIDTPGHVDFTIEVERSLRVLDGAILVLCAVGGVQSQTLTVDRQMRRYHIPRIAFINKCDRSGANPERVIQQLKEKLNHTPVAIQIPIGLEADLKGVVDLVAMKACYFDGANGENLRIEDIPEELKDKAEAEREKMLDTVSLFSDELTEALLEGHVTEEIIHDAIRKGTLSLSMIPVCVGSAYKNKGVQTLLDAVTRYLPSPEDMNYTVLDLDQDEKEIPLIQSPDEAAVALAFKIEDGRYGQLTYIRLYQGRIAKGDTLYNSRNGKKFKVGRLIRMHADKMEDIDLASCGEIVALFGIDCASGDTFTADGMNYALSSMHVPDPVISLMVTPKDNQSQENMSKALNRFCKEDPTFRSRVDPESNETVISGMGELHLDVYIERMKREYHVEVETGMPQVAYRETITCRADFNYTHKKQTGGAGQYGRVAGYIEPYPDEDYHFENQITGGAIPKEFIPSCDKGFQACLKQGKLIGFPITRIQAVINDGSSHAVDSSDIAFQQAAIGAFREAYAKAKPIILEPVMKVVVEGPSEFQGSILATLNQRRGIISSATENGVFSIIESEVPLSEMFGYSTVLRSATQGKAEFTMEFARYKPVPQSLAGELIKEFSSQRKTA, from the coding sequence ATGACCAGTACGGATTCAAAGAAACTTCGAAACATCGGTATCAGCGCCCACATAGACTCGGGTAAGACAACCCTGACCGAGAGGATTTTATATTATACAAACCGAATCCATGCGATACACGACGTCAAAGGCAAAGACGGCGTAGGAGCGACCATGGACTTCATGGAATTGGAAAGGGAGCGCGGCATCACCATCACTTCCGCGGCCACGCACTGCACGTGGAAAGACTCCTTCATCAACATCATTGATACCCCCGGACATGTTGATTTTACGATTGAAGTGGAACGCTCCCTCAGGGTGCTGGACGGCGCCATTCTCGTCCTTTGCGCCGTAGGGGGCGTACAATCCCAGACATTGACCGTGGACCGCCAGATGCGGCGTTATCATATCCCCCGCATCGCCTTCATCAACAAGTGCGACCGGTCCGGCGCCAACCCTGAACGGGTGATCCAGCAGCTTAAAGAGAAATTAAATCATACGCCCGTAGCCATTCAGATTCCCATCGGACTTGAAGCCGATCTCAAAGGAGTGGTGGACCTGGTGGCCATGAAGGCCTGCTATTTTGACGGGGCCAATGGAGAAAATCTCCGTATTGAAGATATTCCCGAAGAACTCAAGGACAAGGCCGAGGCAGAGCGCGAGAAGATGCTGGATACGGTTTCACTCTTTTCGGATGAGCTGACCGAAGCTCTTCTGGAAGGACATGTCACGGAAGAAATCATCCATGATGCCATCAGAAAAGGGACCCTCTCTCTTTCGATGATCCCGGTCTGTGTGGGTTCCGCGTATAAAAACAAGGGGGTTCAAACCCTGCTCGATGCCGTTACACGCTACCTTCCGAGTCCGGAAGACATGAACTATACGGTTCTGGACCTGGATCAGGATGAGAAGGAAATCCCGCTGATCCAATCACCGGATGAGGCGGCCGTGGCTCTGGCTTTCAAGATCGAGGACGGCCGGTACGGACAGTTGACCTACATCCGCCTATACCAGGGCAGGATCGCAAAAGGAGACACCTTATATAACAGCCGCAACGGAAAGAAGTTCAAGGTCGGCCGGTTGATCCGCATGCATGCGGACAAAATGGAGGATATTGATCTGGCCTCTTGCGGCGAGATTGTCGCCCTGTTCGGAATTGACTGCGCATCCGGCGACACCTTTACCGCAGACGGCATGAACTATGCTCTATCTTCCATGCATGTCCCTGATCCCGTGATCAGTCTGATGGTGACTCCTAAGGATAATCAATCACAGGAGAACATGTCCAAGGCCCTGAACCGTTTCTGCAAAGAGGATCCCACTTTCAGAAGCCGCGTGGACCCCGAAAGCAATGAGACGGTCATCTCCGGGATGGGAGAACTTCACCTCGATGTCTACATCGAACGCATGAAGCGTGAATACCATGTGGAGGTGGAAACCGGCATGCCTCAGGTGGCATACAGAGAGACCATCACGTGCAGGGCCGATTTCAATTACACGCACAAGAAACAGACAGGCGGCGCCGGGCAGTATGGCCGCGTGGCCGGATACATAGAGCCCTATCCTGACGAAGACTACCATTTCGAGAACCAAATCACCGGAGGGGCCATTCCCAAGGAATTCATTCCGTCCTGTGACAAGGGTTTTCAGGCATGCCTGAAACAGGGTAAACTGATCGGTTTTCCGATCACCCGGATTCAGGCCGTCATCAATGACGGATCCTCACACGCCGTAGACTCCTCGGACATTGCTTTCCAGCAGGCGGCCATCGGCGCTTTCCGTGAAGCCTATGCCAAGGCCAAACCGATCATCCTGGAACCGGTCATGAAGGTCGTGGTGGAGGGGCCTTCCGAATTTCAGGGCTCCATTCTGGCGACACTGAACCAGCGCCGAGGCATCATCTCCTCAGCCACAGAGAACGGAGTCTTTTCGATCATTGAATCCGAGGTCCCCCTCTCCGAGATGTTCGGTTACTCCACGGTACTCCGGTCCGCCACACAAGGGAAGGCCGAATTCACCATGGAGTTCGCCAGATACAAACCCGTTCCCCAGAGCCTTGCCGGGGAACTGATCAAAGAATTTTCATCTCAGAGAAAAACGGCATAG